The proteins below are encoded in one region of Methanoculleus taiwanensis:
- a CDS encoding radical SAM protein yields MTSDAVIIDGYVDEPACLGVSPYISPYIRAVAGVLLEHGYRPRYVTIDQLRADPGLTASLGEASLVVMIAGLTVPGAYVGGTPANLTEIQQLGTLLRKPATAIGGPITFGYAPEGGKKAIRQAISGFAVTLSGNPAVALDAWLRGREPAGEGDYTLTDPWTVAGSGIVAGHPAFPYVICELETAVGCSRAVAGGCSFCTEPFYGLPRYRSIEAIAEEVAALHAAGARHFRLGRQPDLLAYGTGGAEFPRPRPELLEELFIAIHESAPLLRTLHIDNINPGTIARHEDAARAGLEAIVRGHTPGDVAAFGMETADPAVVTANNLKAMPDDVFRAIEIVNEVGGTRRDGIPELLPGLNFVIGLAGETPRTFDADRTFLERVLAAGLLVRRVNIRQLMPFEGTSAYEENTLGKHDREFRAFKEWTRKTFDEPMLRRVFPVGTVLREVIVEASGNPSFGRQMGSYPILVGIPLNLPEKTVLDTAVVDYGMRSVTALPVPVAVNTLPLRALTWIPGIGKKRAAQIAAKRPFKNREEFSAVAGPTPLDDLFVF; encoded by the coding sequence ATGACCTCTGACGCCGTCATTATCGACGGTTACGTCGACGAACCTGCATGTCTCGGCGTCTCGCCCTACATCTCCCCCTACATACGGGCGGTCGCCGGAGTGCTCCTCGAACACGGCTACCGACCGCGCTACGTCACGATCGACCAGCTCCGCGCCGACCCGGGCCTGACCGCCTCCCTCGGCGAGGCTTCGCTCGTCGTCATGATCGCAGGGCTCACGGTTCCGGGCGCATACGTCGGCGGCACGCCGGCGAACCTCACCGAGATCCAGCAGCTCGGCACTCTGCTCCGAAAACCCGCAACGGCGATCGGCGGCCCCATCACCTTCGGCTACGCACCGGAAGGGGGGAAGAAGGCTATCCGGCAGGCAATCTCGGGCTTCGCCGTCACCCTCTCCGGCAACCCCGCCGTTGCGCTTGACGCATGGCTCCGCGGCCGGGAACCCGCAGGCGAGGGGGACTACACCCTGACCGATCCCTGGACCGTCGCCGGGAGCGGGATCGTTGCCGGGCACCCCGCCTTCCCGTACGTCATCTGCGAGCTCGAGACGGCCGTCGGGTGTTCCCGCGCCGTCGCGGGCGGATGCTCCTTCTGTACCGAACCGTTCTACGGGCTCCCGCGGTACCGGTCGATCGAGGCGATCGCGGAAGAGGTCGCCGCACTCCACGCGGCAGGCGCCCGCCACTTCCGCCTCGGCCGCCAGCCCGATCTCCTCGCCTACGGCACGGGCGGCGCAGAGTTTCCTCGTCCCCGCCCGGAACTCCTGGAAGAGCTCTTTATCGCCATCCACGAGAGTGCCCCGCTCCTCCGGACGCTGCATATCGACAACATCAATCCCGGAACCATCGCCCGCCACGAGGATGCGGCACGAGCCGGACTCGAGGCGATCGTTCGCGGCCACACCCCGGGCGACGTCGCGGCGTTCGGAATGGAGACCGCCGATCCCGCAGTGGTCACGGCGAACAACTTGAAGGCCATGCCGGACGACGTCTTCCGGGCGATCGAGATCGTCAACGAGGTAGGCGGGACGCGGCGGGACGGCATCCCCGAACTCCTACCGGGCTTAAACTTCGTGATCGGCCTTGCCGGAGAGACCCCCCGGACGTTCGATGCAGACAGGACGTTCCTCGAGAGGGTGCTTGCGGCGGGTCTCCTCGTCCGGAGGGTGAATATCCGGCAGCTGATGCCGTTCGAGGGGACAAGCGCATACGAGGAGAACACCCTCGGAAAGCACGACCGCGAGTTCCGGGCGTTCAAGGAGTGGACACGGAAAACGTTCGACGAACCGATGCTGCGGCGCGTCTTCCCCGTCGGCACCGTTCTTCGCGAGGTGATCGTGGAAGCCTCCGGAAACCCCTCGTTCGGCCGCCAGATGGGGTCGTATCCGATCCTCGTCGGTATCCCCCTAAACCTCCCCGAAAAGACCGTGCTCGATACGGCCGTCGTCGACTACGGGATGCGTTCCGTGACCGCCCTTCCCGTTCCGGTAGCGGTAAACACCCTGCCGCTCCGTGCCCTTACGTGGATTCCGGGTATCGGGAAGAAACGGGCGGCACAGATAGCGGCAAAGCGGCCGTTCAAAAACAGAGAGGAGTTTTCGGCCGTCGCGGGACCGACGCCGCTCGACGACCTATTCGTATTTTAG
- a CDS encoding 6-hydroxymethylpterin diphosphokinase MptE-like protein, translating to MKFEDWEPHYTAILDYFCFGREEDEEAARLLAGLTDKDDLPLLRSLAAGKHVTVCGNAPCLADELDRIEGTIFAADAAAEVLTDRGIRPDAVFTDLDGATDRFIDMNRDGTVMVVHAHGDNVPLLRHWTPRFPGPLVRTTQGTPLPAVHNFGGFTDGDRAVYAAEELGATAITIIGFDLDDRSVDPVKRGKLFWARELLHLIGHDL from the coding sequence ATGAAGTTTGAAGACTGGGAACCCCACTATACCGCTATTCTTGACTATTTCTGCTTCGGACGGGAGGAGGACGAGGAGGCTGCACGGCTCCTTGCCGGTCTTACGGATAAAGACGACCTGCCCCTCCTCCGCTCGCTCGCCGCGGGGAAGCATGTGACGGTCTGCGGGAACGCCCCCTGCCTTGCCGACGAACTCGACCGGATCGAGGGGACGATCTTTGCCGCCGACGCCGCCGCCGAGGTGCTGACGGACCGGGGCATCCGGCCCGACGCCGTCTTCACCGACCTCGACGGCGCCACCGACCGCTTCATCGATATGAACCGGGACGGGACGGTGATGGTCGTCCACGCCCACGGCGACAACGTGCCGCTCCTCAGGCACTGGACGCCCCGGTTCCCGGGGCCGCTCGTCCGCACCACGCAGGGGACACCGCTTCCGGCCGTCCACAACTTCGGCGGATTCACCGACGGCGATCGGGCGGTCTACGCCGCCGAAGAACTCGGCGCGACGGCGATCACGATCATCGGGTTCGATCTCGATGACCGATCGGTCGATCCCGTCAAACGGGGCAAACTCTTCTGGGCACGCGAACTCCTGCACCTGATCGGCCATGACCTCTGA
- a CDS encoding DHH family phosphoesterase — MPEAVQNVSKERIKYIILGCGSTGYNVAEELVQENEDLIIVDRDEKRVEDLRDQKYEALVRDIRDPHLLDGLPVPEVAFILSNDKDANLAALRNVKNRYPATYVIARAVDPVSVDLLQEEGADIVLYPQEVVAKTAIHHIRKLHSSRLAMRLYDLLAEWEGTLGIVTHMNPDPDAISSAMALSMIARHASHGKLTCRILYEGNIGHQENRAFINLLEIKLERLTPQVLEECNYLALVDSSAPGANNELPKNTRVNIIVDHHKNGETPSAIADFIDIRPGVGATASIMTQYLMELDIPVNKTVATALLYGIRADTRDFKRNVTPQDLNYAAFLLPLTDSELLGKITSPSISQETLDILGTAVRNRRIKSGYLFSNVGYVRNRDALPQAADLLIQLEGVNTALVYGIGDQNIIISARNKDIRLHLGNVMAEAFGAIGEAGGHATMAASAIPLNYFTMVRDKEELLSLIIDPILKRFTTLVGLDGEGNDEV; from the coding sequence ATGCCTGAGGCGGTTCAGAACGTATCGAAAGAGCGAATCAAGTATATAATACTCGGGTGCGGAAGCACGGGTTATAACGTCGCCGAAGAGCTGGTTCAGGAGAACGAAGATCTCATCATCGTCGACCGCGACGAGAAAAGGGTCGAAGACCTACGAGACCAGAAATACGAGGCGCTCGTCCGGGATATCCGTGATCCTCACCTCCTCGACGGACTTCCGGTGCCGGAAGTCGCTTTCATTCTGAGCAACGATAAAGACGCAAACCTTGCCGCCCTCCGGAACGTCAAGAACCGCTACCCCGCCACCTACGTGATCGCGCGTGCCGTCGACCCGGTCAGCGTCGATCTGCTCCAGGAGGAAGGTGCGGATATCGTCCTCTACCCTCAGGAAGTGGTGGCAAAGACCGCCATCCACCATATCAGGAAACTTCACTCGTCGCGTCTCGCGATGCGGCTCTACGATCTCCTCGCCGAATGGGAGGGGACGCTCGGGATCGTCACCCACATGAACCCCGACCCCGACGCCATCTCGAGCGCGATGGCGCTCTCGATGATCGCACGCCACGCGAGCCACGGCAAACTCACCTGCCGCATCCTCTACGAAGGCAATATCGGCCACCAGGAGAACCGCGCCTTCATCAACCTCCTCGAGATCAAACTCGAGCGGCTCACGCCCCAGGTCCTTGAGGAGTGCAACTACCTGGCACTCGTGGACTCGTCCGCTCCCGGCGCCAATAACGAGCTCCCGAAGAACACCCGGGTCAACATCATCGTCGACCACCACAAGAACGGCGAGACCCCGAGCGCCATCGCCGACTTCATCGATATCAGACCGGGCGTCGGGGCTACCGCGAGCATCATGACCCAGTACCTGATGGAGCTCGACATCCCCGTGAACAAGACCGTCGCGACCGCCCTCCTCTACGGGATCCGGGCGGACACGAGGGACTTCAAGCGGAACGTCACCCCGCAGGACCTCAACTACGCCGCGTTCCTCCTGCCCCTGACCGACTCGGAGCTCCTCGGCAAGATCACCTCCCCCTCCATCTCGCAGGAGACGCTCGACATCCTCGGTACCGCTGTCCGGAACCGGAGGATCAAGAGCGGCTACCTCTTCTCGAACGTCGGATACGTCCGGAACCGCGACGCCCTCCCGCAGGCGGCGGATCTCCTCATCCAGCTCGAGGGGGTGAACACGGCGCTCGTCTACGGGATCGGGGATCAGAACATCATCATCTCGGCCAGGAACAAGGACATCCGCCTCCACCTCGGCAACGTCATGGCCGAGGCCTTCGGGGCGATCGGCGAGGCGGGAGGACATGCCACGATGGCGGCATCCGCCATTCCCCTTAATTACTTCACGATGGTGCGGGACAAAGAGGAACTCCTCTCGCTGATCATCGACCCGATTCTGAAGCGGTTCACGACGCTGGTCGGCCTGGACGGCGAGGGCAACGATGAAGTTTGA
- a CDS encoding ABC transporter ATP-binding protein has protein sequence MIRARTLVKYYNDFPALDGVGFDLAESNIFGVIGHNGAGKTTLLKILAGLITPTSGTLDVDGIDVIRRPIDLKQRLGYLPEESRLYETMTVDAYLSFFGEIYGLDAKTIRTRRDELLSSLALDAEGKKLGELSKGMKRKVAIARSLIHDPSLLIYDEPTSGLDPMTSRFVIEYIKNLRAEGKTIIFSGHNLYQVEEICDAVMILRRGKTVAQGSMDELREMFGSLTYQIFFRIPDVSAFATAVPYTEADGHYLATARTIEELNRTTTTLSADGGVIERIESRYPSLEEMLVKIGK, from the coding sequence ATGATCAGAGCCCGGACACTCGTCAAGTACTACAACGACTTCCCCGCCCTCGACGGCGTCGGTTTCGACCTTGCAGAGTCGAATATCTTCGGCGTCATCGGCCACAACGGCGCAGGAAAGACCACACTCCTCAAGATTCTGGCTGGATTGATCACCCCGACCTCCGGAACGCTCGACGTCGACGGGATCGATGTCATCCGCCGCCCCATCGACCTGAAACAGCGCCTCGGCTACCTCCCCGAAGAGTCGCGCCTCTACGAGACGATGACCGTCGATGCCTACCTCTCGTTCTTCGGCGAGATCTACGGGCTCGATGCGAAAACCATCCGCACCCGGCGGGACGAACTCCTGAGTTCGCTCGCTCTCGACGCGGAGGGGAAGAAACTCGGGGAGCTCTCGAAGGGGATGAAACGGAAGGTCGCTATCGCCAGATCGCTCATCCACGATCCCTCGCTTCTTATCTACGACGAGCCGACCTCCGGGCTCGACCCCATGACCTCGCGGTTCGTCATCGAGTATATCAAAAATCTTCGTGCAGAGGGCAAGACGATCATCTTCTCGGGGCACAACCTCTACCAGGTCGAGGAGATCTGCGACGCGGTGATGATTCTCCGGCGGGGAAAGACCGTCGCCCAGGGCAGCATGGACGAACTCCGGGAGATGTTCGGCTCGCTGACCTACCAGATCTTCTTCCGGATACCCGATGTGTCCGCCTTTGCGACGGCCGTTCCGTATACCGAGGCCGACGGGCACTACCTGGCAACAGCACGGACGATCGAGGAGCTCAACCGGACGACGACCACCCTCTCGGCAGACGGCGGCGTGATCGAGCGGATCGAATCGCGCTACCCGTCGCTCGAAGAGATGCTGGTGAAGATCGGGAAGTAG